The Setaria viridis chromosome 6, Setaria_viridis_v4.0, whole genome shotgun sequence genome contains a region encoding:
- the LOC117860606 gene encoding general transcription and DNA repair factor IIH subunit TFB1-1 isoform X4, whose protein sequence is MPSSATANCKAAAAAAMGSMTIGATYKATPGVLRMDEDEFTFTPNDTRSAMKLNVDFRSIKCHKFGSKQARSLLKLCRDPGEGGDYMFEFDNVADRDQCRDFIARVLGQHQGTIPPRPNVPPESVASTGLEQLSAAEVERRMKLLQENRELQKLHRKFVLGKILQESEFWATRKNLIDEEANKASKQRPGFKSAMLDLRPSADGQTNRVTFSVNKEIIHQIFVEKPAVHRAFLDFVPEKMSEDHFWSKYCEAEYLLRTKNTALAAAQAAEDEVLAVSLKSDDVVAKEAKFKIKQVDPTLDMEADAGDYYIHLLVCWYCYHGFVPDHRILRDGSIQTVDPDSEFVMRTLSQDLNQHAAVVLEGRSRDIKLTDTKTVAEALARLKKEPSSSYNTDDANHERLVKVARMTYIEDLQAPQNILYAPLCIKNPQEYFDSQQANALRSLDGSNDGKEACNCSLSTDDAFFHLIDQVSSIKANGLNCDVVHSNLALKVFSELNKGIPYSRRRNLKNPHENLLGQLPCQTRDELVDHWTDIQELLRHFWSSYPITSAVLCDKD, encoded by the exons ATGCCGTCGAGTGCGACAGCGAactgcaaggcggcggcggcggcggcaatggggTCGATGACGATCGGGGCCACGTACAAGGCCACCCCGGGCGTCCTCCGCATG GACGAGGATGAGTTCACTTTCACCCCTAATGATACTCGGTCAGCGATGAAGCTCAATGTCGATTTCCGAAGCATCAAAT GTCACAAGTTTGGTAGCAAACAGGCACGTTCATTGTTGAAGCTTTGCAGAGACCCTGGCGAG GGCGGAGACTACATGTTTGAGTTTGACAATGTTGCTGATCGCGATCAATGCCGGGACTTTATAG CCAGGGTTTTAGGCCAACATCAAGGGACAATTCCCCCAAGACCAAATGTGCCTCCTGAATCAGTTGCTTCAACTGGTTTGGAACAACTCAGTGCTGCAGAAGTGGAGCGGCGGATGAAATTGCTGCAAGAAAATAG AGAATTGCAGAAGTTACATAGGAAGTTTGTCCTTGGGAAGATTTTGCAAGAATCTGAATTTTGGGCAACACGAAAG AATTTAATTGATGAGGAGGCAAATAAAGCATCAAAGCAAAGGCCAGGTTTCAAGAGTGCCATGCTAGATCTCAGGCCATCTGCTGATGGTCAG ACAAACAGGGTTACTTTCAGTGTTAATAAGGAGATAATTCATCAG ATTTTTGTGGAAAAGCCTGCTGTCCATCGGGCATTTTTGGATTTTGTTCCGGAAAAG ATGTCAGAAGATCATTTTTGGTCAAAATACTGTGAAGCTGAGTATCTACTCAGAACAAAAAATACTGCATTGGCAGCAGCTCAAGCTGCTGAAGATGAGGTACTAGCTGTGTCCCTGAAGAGTGATGATGTAGTAGCCAAGGAGGCAAAGTTCAAG ATAAAACAAGTGGATCCAACGTTAGACATGGAAGCAGATGCAGGAGATTATTACATTCATCTTCTGGTGTGTTGGTACTGCTACCATGGCTTTGTACCT GACCACAGGATTCTCCGTGATGGAAGTATACAGACAGTTGATCCTGATAGTGAATTTGTCATGAGAACGTTGTCTCAGGATCTGAATCAGCATGCGGCTGTTGTTCTTGAAGGGAGATCTCGAG ATATAAAATTAACTGATACAAAGACTGTAGCAGAGGCACTTGCAAGGCTAAAGAAGG AACCATCTTCTAGTTATAATACTGATGATGCTAATCATGAGAGGTTGGTAAAGGTGGCCCGCATGACTTATATAGAGGATCTGCAAGCCCCACAAAATATCCTGTATGCACCACTTTGTATAAAG aaTCCTCAAGAGTATTTTGATTCTCAGCAAGCAAATGCTCTGAGATCTTTAGACGGCAGCAATGATGGAAAAGAAGCCTGTAACTGCAGCCTGAGCACTGATGATGCATTCTTTCATTTGATTGATCAAGTATCTTCTATAAAAGCTAATGGGTTGAACTGTGATGTTGTTCATTCAAATCTGGCTCTTAAG GTTTTTAGTGAGTTGAACAAAGGGATTCCATATTCAAGAAGACGTAACCTTAAAAATCCCCATGAGAATCTTCTTGGTCAGCTGCCTTGCCAGACACGGGATGAACTTGTGGAT
- the LOC117862031 gene encoding ABC transporter B family member 14, which produces MNAVILRNEIGWFEQPKNSVGFLNSRIVGDTSMIKTIISDRMSLIVQCISSILIATGLSTVVNWRMGLVAWTLMPFHFIAGLVQVRSAKGFATDFSTSHRKLISLTSEAVSNIRTVASFVQEDEILRKADLSLQEPMRKSRVESIKYGAVQGTALFLWHTTHAIAMSFTIMLLDKDLATFKNCVRSYQAFAMTISSITELWSLIPMVLSAIAILDPALDILDRETQIVPDVPKLHSEERLAGDVEFQDVSFSYPSRPEVIILDGFNLAIEPGQRVALVGSSGSGKSTVLALLLRFYDPCEGQVLVDGKDIRDYNLRYLRKHIGLVQQEPILFNMSIRENISYGNEGVSESEIIEAAMEANIHEFISGLSNGYDTMVGDKGSQLSGGQKQRIAIARTILKRPTILLLDEATSALDSESERVVMSSLGTKEWKNKGELSRKITSITIAHRISTVTSADVIVVMDKGQVVEMGSHESLVSASNGVYSKLYRMHSKGVKD; this is translated from the coding sequence ATGAATGCAGTCATTCTTCGGAATGAAATAGGTTGGTTTGAACAACCAAAGAACAGCGTCGGCTTTCTAAACTCACGCATCGTCGGTGACACCTCCATGATTAAAACCATCATATCTGATCGGATGTCTCTCATTGTTCAATGTATCTCTTCAATTTTGATAGCCACAGGATTGAGCACAGTTGTGAACTGGAGGATGGGTCTAGTTGCATGGACTTTGATGCCATTCCACTTCATTGCTGGCCTTGTACAAGTCAGGTCAGCAAAAGGTTTTGCCACTGACTTCTCTACATCTCACCGGAAGCTAATTTCCCTTACTTCAGAGGCTGTTAGCAACATTCGAACTGTGGCATCATTTGTTCAGGAAGATGAAATACTAAGAAAAGCAGACTTATCACTCCAAGAACCAATGCGGAAAAGCAGGGTAGAGAGCATCAAATATGGTGCAGTACAAGGGACTGCCCTCTTCTTGTGGCATACGACACATGCCATTGCAATGAGTTTCACCATTATGCTACTTGATAAGGACCTAGCAACATTTAAAAATTGTGTGCGATCATATCAGGCATTTGCAATGACAATATCTTCCATCACAGAGCTATGGTCCTTGATCCCTATGGTCTTGTCAGCGATTGCAATATTGGATCCTGCACTTGACATACTCGACAGAGAAACGCAGATTGTGCCTGATGTTCCAAAACTGCACTCCGAAGAAAGATTAGCAGGTGATGTAGAGTTTCAAGATGTCAGTTTCAGCTATCCCTCAAGACCAGAAGTGATCATACTAGATGGCTTCAATCTAGCTATTGAACCAGGACAAAGGGTTGCATTGGTCGGCTCAAGTGGTTCAGGAAAATCCACGGTGCTGGCCCTTCTGCTAAGATTCTACGATCCTTGCGAAGGACAAGTTCTCGTGGATGGTAAGGACATCCGAGACTACAATTTGAGATACCTGAGAAAGCACATCGGACTAGTTCAGCAAGAGCCAATCTTGTTTAACATGTCTATAAGAGAGAACATCAGTTATGGAAATGAAGGTGTGTCAGAATCAGAAATAATTGAGGCTGCAATGGAAGCAAACATCCATGAATTCATCAGTGGCTTGTCAAATGGGTATGACACTATGGTTGGGGACAAAGGAAGCCAGCTTTCTGGAGGTCAGAAGCAGAGGATCGCCATTGCAAGAACTATACTAAAGAGACCCACCATACTGCTACTAGATGAGGCGACAAGTGCTCTAGATAGTGAATCTGAGAGGGTTGTGATGAGTTCTCTGGGCACAAAAGAGTGGAAAAACAAGGGGGAACTGTCAAGGAAGATCACAAGCATCACAATTGCACATAGAATATCCACAGTCACAAGTGCAGATGTGATCGTTGTGATGGATAAAGGCCAGGTGGTCGAGATGGGAAGCCATGAATCATTAGTCTCAGCAAGCAATGGTGTTTACTCCAAACTGTACCGTATGCATAGCAAAGGAGTAAAAGACTGA
- the LOC117860606 gene encoding general transcription and DNA repair factor IIH subunit TFB1-1 isoform X7, with the protein MPSSATANCKAAAAAAMGSMTIGATYKATPGVLRMDEDEFTFTPNDTRSAMKLNVDFRSIKCHKFGSKQARSLLKLCRDPGEGGDYMFEFDNVADRDQCRDFIARVLGQHQGTIPPRPNVPPESVASTGLEQLSAAEVERRMKLLQENRELQKLHRKFVLGKILQESEFWATRKNLIDEEANKASKQRPGFKSAMLDLRPSADGQTNRVTFSVNKEIIHQIFVEKPAVHRAFLDFVPEKMSEDHFWSKYCEAEYLLRTKNTALAAAQAAEDEVLAVSLKSDDVVAKEAKFKIKQVDPTLDMEADAGDYYIHLLVCWYCYHGFVPDHRILRDGSIQTVDPDSEFVMRTLSQDLNQHAAVVLEGRSRDIKLTDTKTVAEALARLKKEPSSSYNTDDANHERLVKVARMTYIEDLQAPQNILYAPLCIKNPQEYFDSQQANALRSLDGSNDGKEACNCSLSTDDAFFHLIDQVSSIKANGLNCDVVHSNLALKENLTT; encoded by the exons ATGCCGTCGAGTGCGACAGCGAactgcaaggcggcggcggcggcggcaatggggTCGATGACGATCGGGGCCACGTACAAGGCCACCCCGGGCGTCCTCCGCATG GACGAGGATGAGTTCACTTTCACCCCTAATGATACTCGGTCAGCGATGAAGCTCAATGTCGATTTCCGAAGCATCAAAT GTCACAAGTTTGGTAGCAAACAGGCACGTTCATTGTTGAAGCTTTGCAGAGACCCTGGCGAG GGCGGAGACTACATGTTTGAGTTTGACAATGTTGCTGATCGCGATCAATGCCGGGACTTTATAG CCAGGGTTTTAGGCCAACATCAAGGGACAATTCCCCCAAGACCAAATGTGCCTCCTGAATCAGTTGCTTCAACTGGTTTGGAACAACTCAGTGCTGCAGAAGTGGAGCGGCGGATGAAATTGCTGCAAGAAAATAG AGAATTGCAGAAGTTACATAGGAAGTTTGTCCTTGGGAAGATTTTGCAAGAATCTGAATTTTGGGCAACACGAAAG AATTTAATTGATGAGGAGGCAAATAAAGCATCAAAGCAAAGGCCAGGTTTCAAGAGTGCCATGCTAGATCTCAGGCCATCTGCTGATGGTCAG ACAAACAGGGTTACTTTCAGTGTTAATAAGGAGATAATTCATCAG ATTTTTGTGGAAAAGCCTGCTGTCCATCGGGCATTTTTGGATTTTGTTCCGGAAAAG ATGTCAGAAGATCATTTTTGGTCAAAATACTGTGAAGCTGAGTATCTACTCAGAACAAAAAATACTGCATTGGCAGCAGCTCAAGCTGCTGAAGATGAGGTACTAGCTGTGTCCCTGAAGAGTGATGATGTAGTAGCCAAGGAGGCAAAGTTCAAG ATAAAACAAGTGGATCCAACGTTAGACATGGAAGCAGATGCAGGAGATTATTACATTCATCTTCTGGTGTGTTGGTACTGCTACCATGGCTTTGTACCT GACCACAGGATTCTCCGTGATGGAAGTATACAGACAGTTGATCCTGATAGTGAATTTGTCATGAGAACGTTGTCTCAGGATCTGAATCAGCATGCGGCTGTTGTTCTTGAAGGGAGATCTCGAG ATATAAAATTAACTGATACAAAGACTGTAGCAGAGGCACTTGCAAGGCTAAAGAAGG AACCATCTTCTAGTTATAATACTGATGATGCTAATCATGAGAGGTTGGTAAAGGTGGCCCGCATGACTTATATAGAGGATCTGCAAGCCCCACAAAATATCCTGTATGCACCACTTTGTATAAAG aaTCCTCAAGAGTATTTTGATTCTCAGCAAGCAAATGCTCTGAGATCTTTAGACGGCAGCAATGATGGAAAAGAAGCCTGTAACTGCAGCCTGAGCACTGATGATGCATTCTTTCATTTGATTGATCAAGTATCTTCTATAAAAGCTAATGGGTTGAACTGTGATGTTGTTCATTCAAATCTGGCTCTTAAG GAAAATCTGACTACCTGA
- the LOC117860606 gene encoding general transcription and DNA repair factor IIH subunit TFB1-1 isoform X5 has product MPSSATANCKAAAAAAMGSMTIGATYKATPGVLRMDEDEFTFTPNDTRSAMKLNVDFRSIKCHKFGSKQARSLLKLCRDPGEGGDYMFEFDNVADRDQCRDFIARVLGQHQGTIPPRPNVPPESVASTGLEQLSAAEVERRMKLLQENRELQKLHRKFVLGKILQESEFWATRKNLIDEEANKASKQRPGFKSAMLDLRPSADGQTNRVTFSVNKEIIHQIFVEKPAVHRAFLDFVPEKMSEDHFWSKYCEAEYLLRTKNTALAAAQAAEDEVLAVSLKSDDVVAKEAKFKIKQVDPTLDMEADAGDYYIHLLVCWYCYHGFVPDHRILRDGSIQTVDPDSEFVMRTLSQDLNQHAAVVLEGRSRDIKLTDTKTVAEALARLKKEPSSSYNTDDANHERLVKVARMTYIEDLQAPQNILYAPLCIKNPQEYFDSQQANALRSLDGSNDGKEACNCSLSTDDAFFHLIDQVSSIKANGLNCDVVHSNLALKHWTDIQELLRHFWSSYPITSAVLCDKD; this is encoded by the exons ATGCCGTCGAGTGCGACAGCGAactgcaaggcggcggcggcggcggcaatggggTCGATGACGATCGGGGCCACGTACAAGGCCACCCCGGGCGTCCTCCGCATG GACGAGGATGAGTTCACTTTCACCCCTAATGATACTCGGTCAGCGATGAAGCTCAATGTCGATTTCCGAAGCATCAAAT GTCACAAGTTTGGTAGCAAACAGGCACGTTCATTGTTGAAGCTTTGCAGAGACCCTGGCGAG GGCGGAGACTACATGTTTGAGTTTGACAATGTTGCTGATCGCGATCAATGCCGGGACTTTATAG CCAGGGTTTTAGGCCAACATCAAGGGACAATTCCCCCAAGACCAAATGTGCCTCCTGAATCAGTTGCTTCAACTGGTTTGGAACAACTCAGTGCTGCAGAAGTGGAGCGGCGGATGAAATTGCTGCAAGAAAATAG AGAATTGCAGAAGTTACATAGGAAGTTTGTCCTTGGGAAGATTTTGCAAGAATCTGAATTTTGGGCAACACGAAAG AATTTAATTGATGAGGAGGCAAATAAAGCATCAAAGCAAAGGCCAGGTTTCAAGAGTGCCATGCTAGATCTCAGGCCATCTGCTGATGGTCAG ACAAACAGGGTTACTTTCAGTGTTAATAAGGAGATAATTCATCAG ATTTTTGTGGAAAAGCCTGCTGTCCATCGGGCATTTTTGGATTTTGTTCCGGAAAAG ATGTCAGAAGATCATTTTTGGTCAAAATACTGTGAAGCTGAGTATCTACTCAGAACAAAAAATACTGCATTGGCAGCAGCTCAAGCTGCTGAAGATGAGGTACTAGCTGTGTCCCTGAAGAGTGATGATGTAGTAGCCAAGGAGGCAAAGTTCAAG ATAAAACAAGTGGATCCAACGTTAGACATGGAAGCAGATGCAGGAGATTATTACATTCATCTTCTGGTGTGTTGGTACTGCTACCATGGCTTTGTACCT GACCACAGGATTCTCCGTGATGGAAGTATACAGACAGTTGATCCTGATAGTGAATTTGTCATGAGAACGTTGTCTCAGGATCTGAATCAGCATGCGGCTGTTGTTCTTGAAGGGAGATCTCGAG ATATAAAATTAACTGATACAAAGACTGTAGCAGAGGCACTTGCAAGGCTAAAGAAGG AACCATCTTCTAGTTATAATACTGATGATGCTAATCATGAGAGGTTGGTAAAGGTGGCCCGCATGACTTATATAGAGGATCTGCAAGCCCCACAAAATATCCTGTATGCACCACTTTGTATAAAG aaTCCTCAAGAGTATTTTGATTCTCAGCAAGCAAATGCTCTGAGATCTTTAGACGGCAGCAATGATGGAAAAGAAGCCTGTAACTGCAGCCTGAGCACTGATGATGCATTCTTTCATTTGATTGATCAAGTATCTTCTATAAAAGCTAATGGGTTGAACTGTGATGTTGTTCATTCAAATCTGGCTCTTAAG
- the LOC117862030 gene encoding ABC transporter B family member 19, whose amino-acid sequence MAMNYYEEHSISSSNADDMDERRSTISVSPEASADEETFSFFRLLCYADTVDWLLMALGTMGSIIHGIAFPVGYLLLGKALDAFGTNINDQEGMVHALYKVVPYVWYMAAATLPAGMVEISCWIYSSERQLARMRLAFLRSVLNQEVGAFDTDLTTATIITGVTNHMSVIQDAIGEKLGHFVASFSTFFAGIIIAFISCWQVAMLSFLVIPLILVIGATYTKKMIGISLSRNAIISEAISVVEQTLSHIKTIFSFVGESWAMKSFVRCMENQFNLSKKEAMIKGIGLGLFQAVTFCSWALMVWIGAVAVSKNKATGGGTIAAIMSILFGAISITYAAPDLQTFNQAKAAGKEVFKVIKRKPSISYDKGGAVLEKIHGEIKFRRVHFAYPSRQDNPILQGFSLTIPAGKVIALVGSSGCGKSTVISLLQRFYDPTSGDIFIDGHSIKKLDLKSLRRNIASVSQEPSLFSGNIKDNLRIGKMDASDEEIIEAATTANVHSFISKQPNEYLTEVGERGVQLSGGQKQRIAIARAMLKDPPILLLDEATSALDSESEKLVQDALERAMRGRTVILIAHRMSTIVNADTIVVVENGRVAQTGTHHELLEKSTFYSNVCSMQNIEKEAEKKVASTSDNVIEEQIGEAHIRQSSTKQGTKNKLDRVESKQPKKEIVREIHPFFRLWYGLHKEDILKILFGSSAAAISGISKPLFGYFIMTIGVAYYDPDAKRKVSKYSLIFFTAGMVTLVSNILQHYIYGVVGEKAMKNLREALFSAVLRNEIGWFEKPKNGVGSLTSRIVSDTSTVKTIISDRMAVIVQCISSILIATIVSMYVNWRMGLVSWAVMPCHFIGGLIQAKSAKGFYGDSAIAHRELVSLASEAASNIRTVASFVYEDEIIKKAELSLREPLKKTKIESMKYGVIQGISLCLWNIAHAVALWYTTVLVQRKQASFENSIRSYQIFSLTVPSITELWTLIPMVMSAIAILNPTFDTLDRETQIVPDKPENPSKGWLVGRTEFQDVHFNYPSRPEVTILDGFNLIIEPGQKVALVGPSGAGKSSVLALILRFYDPYRGRVLIDNKNIRDYNLRWLRKQIGLVQQEPILFNISIRDNISYGSEGTSETEIIQAAMEANIHEFISGLPEGYDTVVGEKGSQLSGGQKQRIAIARTLLKRPALLLLDEATSALDGESERVVISSLGAKEWTNKDDQSSKITSITVAHRLSTVINADTIVVMEKGKVVELGNHQTLISAADGVYSRLFHLQSNMKD is encoded by the exons ATGGCCATGAACTACTATGAAGAACACTCCATTTCATCATCTAATGCTGATGATATGGATGAAAGAAGAAGCACAATTTCAGTATCGCCAGAAGCTAGTGCAGATGAGGAGACATTTTCATTCTTTAGGCTGCTTTGCTATGCCGATACGGTAGATTGGCTCCTCATGGCCCTGGGAACCATGGGGTCTATCATCCACGGCATAGCATTCCCAGTTGGATATCTCCTTCTCGGGAAGGCACTCGATGCCTTCGGAACCAATATAAATGATCAAGAAGGCATGGTCCATGCCTTGTATAAG GTGGTCCCCTATGTGTGGTACATGGCGGCAGCCACTCTTCCTGCTGGAATGGTTG AGATCTCCTGCTGGATATACTCAAGTGAGAGACAGTTAGCACGGATGCGGCTAGCATTTCTGAGATCAGTCCTCAACCAGGAGGTAGGGGCCTTTGACACTGACTTGACCACTGCAACCATCATCACGGGAGTAACCAACCACATGAGTGTCATACAAGACGCAATTGGAGAGAAG CTGGGTCATTTCGTCGCAAGCTTCTCCACCTTCTTTGCGGGCATCATAATTGCATTTATCAGCTGCTGGCAAGTTGCGATGCTTTCCTTCCTGGTCATTCCTTTGATCCTTGTCATTGGGGCTACATACACGAAAAAGATGATTGGTATATCATTGTCACGCAATGCTATCATCTCAGAGGCAATATCAGTTGTAGAACAG ACCTTGTCACATATAAAGACCATCTTCTCCTTTGTCGGAGAGAGCTGGGCCATGAAGTCCTTTGTACGGTGCATGGAAAATCAGTTTAATCTAAGCAAGAAGGAAGCGATGATAAAGGGAATAGGACTCGGATTGTTCCAAGCAGTGACCTTTTGTTCATGGGCACTGATGGTTTGGATTGGGGCAGTTGCAGTAAGCAAAAACAAGGCAACAGGAGGTGGCACGATAGCTGCCATCATGAGCATCCTCTTTGGTGCAAT ATCGATTACCTATGCTGCACCAGACCTTCAGACCTTCAATCAGGCAAAAGCTGCAGGAAAAGAAGTCTTCAAGGTGATAAAGAGAAAGCCATCCATAAGTTATGACAAAGGTGGAGCTGTACTAGAAAAGATCCATGGAGAGATCAAATTCCGTAGGGTGCACTTCGCGTACCCTTCCCGCCAGGATAATCCAATTCTCCAAGGGTTCTCATTGACCATCCCTGCAGGAAAAGTCATCGCTCTGGTAGGAAGCAGTGGATGTGGGAAGAGCACTGTTATTTCACTACTTCAAAGGTTCTATGATCCAACTTCAG GTGACATATTTATTGACGGCCACAGTATCAAGAAACTAGATCTGAAATCACTGCGCAGAAATATAGCTTCAGTATCTCAGGAACCATCACTATTTTCTGGTAACATAAAGGACAATTTGAGGATTGGTAAAATGGATGCAAGTGACGAAGAGATAATTGAAGCAGCAACAACAGCTAATGTTCATTCATTCATATCCAAACAACCAAATGAGTACTTGACAGAG GTAGGAGAAAGGGGTGTGCAGTTATCGGGAGGCCAGAAACAAAGAATAGCGATTGCAAGGGCAATGCTGAAGGATCCACCAATCCTACTTCTCGATGAAGCAACAAGTGCCCTTGATTCAGAATCAGAAAAGCTAGTTCAAGATGCACTTGAGAGAGCCATGCGCGGAAGAACTGTCATCTTGATAGCCCACAGGATGTCCACAATTGTAAATGCTGACACTATTGTTGTTGTGGAGAATGGAAGAGTGGCACAAACTGGGACACATCACGAGTTGCTTGAGAAAAGCACATTCTACTCCAATGTATGCAGCATGCAAAATATAGAGAAGGAAGCTGAAAAGAAAGTGGCAAG CACTTCTGATAATGTAATAGAGGAACAAATTGGTGAGGCACACATCAGGCAGTCTTCTACAAAGCAGGGAACAAAGAACAAACTAGATAGAGTGGAGTCGAAGCAACCGAAGAAAGAGATTGTAAGGGAAATACACCCTTTCTTCAGACTTTGGTATGGACTGCATAAAGAGGACATTCTGAAGATTCTATTTGGCTCCTCAGCAGCAGCCATCTCTGGAATCTCAAAGCCCTTGTTTGGTTACTTCATCATGACAATTGGTGTGGCATATTATGATCCAGatgcaaaaagaaaagtcaGCAAGTATTCTTTGATATTCTTCACAGCTGGGATGGTCACACTGGTCAGTAACATCTTGCAGCACTATATTTATGGTGTCGTTGGAGAAAAGGCAATGAAAAACTTAAGGGAGGCCCTCTTTTCAG CTGTTCTTCGGAATGAGATTGGTTGGTTTGAGAAACCAAAGAATGGCGTGGGGTCTCTGACCTCGCGCATTGTCAGTGACACCTCAACAGTCAAGACCATCATATCAGACAGGATGGCAGTCATTGTACAATGCATCTCTTCAATTCTGATAGCAACAATCGTAAGCATGTATGTTAATTGGCGAATGGGTTTAGTTTCATGGGCAGTCATGCCATGCCATTTCATTGGTGGCCTTATTCAAGCCAAGTCAGCCAAAGGATTCTATGGTGACTCTGCTATCGCTCACCGGGAACTTGTCTCCCTTGCTTCAGAAGCGGCTAGCAACATCCGAACCGTAGCATCCTTTGTTTATGAAGATGAAATAATTAAGAAAGCAGAATTGTCACTGCGAGAACCTTTGAAAAAGACCAAGATTGAGAGCATGAAGTATGGGGTGATCCAAGGGATCTCGCTCTGCCTCTGGAATATTGCACATGCAGTGGCACTTTGGTACACCACAGTTTTGGTCCAGAGGAAGCAAGCCTCATTTGAGAACAGCATAAGATCATACCAGATATTCTCACTCACAGTACCTTCCATCACAGAGTTATGGACCCTCATTCCCATGGTCATGTCAGCAATTGCAATACTGAATCCTACATTTGACACTCTTGACAGAGAGACACAAATTGTGCCAGATAAACCAGAAAACCCAAGCAAAGGCTGGCTCGTCGGGAGAACTGAGTTTCAAGATGTGCACTTCAACTATCCATCAAGACCAGAGGTGACCATTCTGGATGGCTTCAATCTAATTATTGAACCTGGTCAAAAAGTAGCTTTGGTTGGCCCAAGTGGTGCAGGAAAATCCTCTGTACTGGCTCTAATACTGAGATTCTATGATCCTTACAGAGGCAGAGTTTTAATCGACAACAAGAATATAAGGGACTACAATCTCAGATGGCTAAGGAAGCAGATTGGGCTAGTTCAACAAGAACCAATCCTGTTTAACATATCTATCAGAGATAACATTAGCTATGGAAGTGAAGGCACTTCAGAGACTGAAATAATCCAAGCTGCAATGGAGGCAAACATTCATGAATTCATCAGTGGTTTGCCAGAAGGGTATGACACCGTTGTTGGAGAGAAAGGGAGCCAGCTCTCAGGAGGGCAGAAACAGCGGATTGCTATTGCAAGAACTCTATTAAAGAGGCCTGCCCTTCTGCTTCTTGATGAGGCAACTAGCGCACTTGATGGTGAATCTGAGAGGGTGGTAATAAGCTCTTTAGGCGCTAAGGAGTGGACAAACAAAGATGATCAATCCAGTAAGATTACAAGTATCACAGTTGCACATAGATTGTCCACGGTCATAAATGCAGACACGATAGTTGTGATGGAGAAAGGAAAGGTGGTTGAACTTGGTAATCATCAAACGTTGATATCCGCAGCTGACGGTGTTTACTCAAGGTTATTCCACTTGCAAAGCAACATGAAGGATTAA